In Zea mays cultivar B73 chromosome 7, Zm-B73-REFERENCE-NAM-5.0, whole genome shotgun sequence, the following proteins share a genomic window:
- the LOC103631918 gene encoding pathogenesis-related protein PRB1-3, whose protein sequence is MEYSSTRVVCLALALAMVAVTPCAAQNSPQDFVNPHNAARAAVGVGPVSWDENVAAFARSYAAQRQGDCKLVHSGGGPNHYGENIFWGGGSAWKASDAVGLWVGEKQNYDYNSNSCAAGKVCGHYTQVVWRKSTAIGCARVVCNNGGGVFITCNYNPPGNFRGQRPY, encoded by the coding sequence ATGGAGTACTCGTCTACTAGGGTGGTGTGTTTAGCTCTGGCGTTGGCCATGGTCGCCGTGACGCCGTGCGCGGCCCAGAACTCGCCGCAGGACTTCGTGAACCCGCACAACGCGGCGCGCGCGGCCGTGGGCGTCGGCCCGGTGTCGTGGGATGAGAACGTGGCCGCCTTCGCGCGGAGCTACGCCGCGCAGCGCCAGGGCGACTGCAAGCTGGTGCACTCCGGCGGCGGGCCCAACCACTACGGGGAGAACATCTTCTGGGGCGGCGGCAGCGCCTGGAAGGCGTCGGACGCCGTCGGCTTGTGGGTGGGGGAGAAGCAGAACTACGACTACAACAGCAACAGCTGTGCGGCGGGGAAGGTGTGCGGCCACTACACGCAAGTCGTCTGGCGCAAATCCACCGCCATCGGCTGCGCCCGCGTCGTCTGCAACAACGGCGGTGGCGTCTTCATCACCTGCAACTACAACCCGCCGGGCAACTTCCGCGGACAGAGACCCTACTAG
- the LOC109940817 gene encoding guanosine deaminase-like — protein sequence MANSWSPKNLNVLTCIVVNFAAVQDRDHKFLTKTVEEAYRGVDCGDGGLFGAVVVRNDEVVVSYHNMVLKHTDPTAHAEVTAIREACKKLGKIELSDCEIYASYEPCPMCFGAVHLSRIKRLVYGAKGEATIAIDLQCTTLL from the exons ATGGCGAATTCGTGGAGTCCGAAGAATCTGAATGTTCTC ACCTGTATTGTGGTGAATTTTGCAGCTGTGCAAGACAGGGATCACAAATTCTTGACAAAGACAGTGGAAGAAGCATACCGAGGAGTCGATTGCGGTGACGGAGGTCTATTTGGAGCAGTTGTCGTCCGCAATGATGAAGTGGTAGTTAGCTACCATAACATGGTTCTGAAGCACACTGACCCTACTGCGCATGCTGAAGTAACTGCAATTAGAGAG GCTTGCAAAAAGCTCGGGAAAATCGAGCTCTCTGACTGCGAAATTTACGCGTCCTACGAGCCATGCCCAATGTGCTTTGGTGCAGTTCATCTCTCCCGAATCAAG AGGCTGGTTTATGGGGCCAAGGGGGAGGCTACCATCGCCATTGACCTGCAATGCACTACTCTCTTATGA